Genomic window (Candidatus Zixiibacteriota bacterium):
GGAATACCAGGGCAAAAATCGGCACAGATGCGCCGGTAAAAAACAATCCCAGAGCAATCTTGATAGGAAAACCGACGATGAAGATGTTCATCTGGGGCACCGTCCGGGATATCACCCCCAGGGCGACATCGGTCAAAATCAGAGCCGCCATTACCGGTGAAGCGATCTTTATGCCGATCACGAATATTCCCGTTATGATTGAGGCCAGTTCGGTGGTGACGGCAAATCGAAATACCGCTTCGTTGAGCGGTACCAGCTTGTAGCTCATCACCAAAGCCTGCAGTATCATGTGATGACCGTTCAGAATAAAGAACATCAAAGTCGCCAGGATATACTTGAATTGTGACATAATCGAAACCTGGTCCTGGGTAACCGGATCGATAACATTGACGATCATGAAACCCATCTGGAAACCGATAAAAGCTCCTGCCATCTGAACCCCGATAAACAGGCTGGCAAAGACGAATCCGATCAGCAT
Coding sequences:
- the fliR gene encoding flagellar type III secretion system protein FliR, whose protein sequence is MILDLLQYNLETVLFVFFRISGLFFIAPVFSQRGMPPHMKIMFALILAAMISPLVTLGGYTAPTNLLDLVALGLREVALGMLIGFVFASLFIGVQMAGAFIGFQMGFMIVNVIDPVTQDQVSIMSQFKYILATLMFFILNGHHMILQALVMSYKLVPLNEAVFRFAVTTELASIITGIFVIGIKIASPVMAALILTDVALGVISRTVPQMNIFIVGFPIKIALGLFFTGASVPIFALVFRKALGMINTESLKLISYLAR